A stretch of Sulfurovum zhangzhouensis DNA encodes these proteins:
- the secG gene encoding preprotein translocase subunit SecG, with protein sequence MTSTLLIIQIVLAILITIAVLLQKSSSIGLGAYSGSNESVFGAKGPTGFLTKFTFTLALLLIINTLALGYLYTSENKRSVADTMEITSTGNNTPAVPLTPAETNTPAAPVAPAQ encoded by the coding sequence ATGACATCTACACTTTTGATTATACAAATAGTATTGGCTATTTTAATTACCATTGCCGTTCTCCTTCAAAAAAGTTCAAGTATCGGACTTGGTGCATACAGCGGAAGCAACGAGTCAGTATTTGGGGCGAAAGGTCCAACTGGATTTTTAACAAAATTTACTTTTACGTTGGCACTGCTATTGATCATCAATACACTGGCACTTGGATACCTTTATACAAGTGAAAACAAACGTTCTGTAGCAGACACTATGGAGATTACATCTACAGGGAACAATACACCTGCAGTTCCTCTTACTCCAGCAGAAACAAACACGCCTGCAGCTCCTGTAGCACCTGCTCAGTAA
- the pyrE gene encoding orotate phosphoribosyltransferase — MNVEQAYKDANALLEGHFLLASGNHSNRYLQSAKVLEYPKKASELTDALAAMIKEAGIEVETVCAPALGGVLAGYELARSLDVRSIFVEKKEGGMELRRGFEIAEGEKVIICEDIITTGGSALKAAKAIEELGGKIVAFASIANRGFCHREGSDMEAKPECQLPADVPFFSLGDFTFEIYTPEECPMCKSGESEAIKPGSKG, encoded by the coding sequence ATGAACGTAGAGCAAGCCTACAAAGACGCAAATGCATTACTGGAAGGACACTTTCTTCTAGCAAGCGGTAACCATTCAAACAGATATCTTCAAAGTGCAAAGGTACTTGAATATCCTAAAAAAGCATCTGAGCTTACTGATGCTCTTGCGGCCATGATTAAAGAAGCAGGCATTGAGGTAGAGACCGTATGTGCACCTGCACTTGGTGGAGTACTAGCCGGATATGAACTGGCTAGATCACTTGACGTCCGTTCTATCTTTGTTGAAAAGAAAGAGGGCGGTATGGAGCTCAGACGTGGTTTTGAGATCGCCGAAGGAGAAAAGGTAATTATCTGTGAAGATATCATCACTACTGGTGGTTCAGCATTGAAAGCGGCAAAAGCGATAGAGGAACTAGGCGGTAAGATTGTTGCATTTGCTTCTATAGCGAACAGAGGATTTTGTCATAGAGAGGGTAGCGATATGGAAGCTAAGCCAGAGTGTCAACTTCCAGCTGATGTACCGTTTTTCTCTTTAGGTGATTTTACATTTGAAATCTATACACCAGAAGAGTGTCCAATGTGCAAAAGCGGAGAAAGTGAAGCAATCAAACCGGGAAGCAAAGGCTAA
- a CDS encoding methyltransferase domain-containing protein, whose protein sequence is MPNKVKKQPSAVKGFSRFAHTYEQYNMIQAEVAKQLVSGLEKKHYSTIIDIGCGSGAVIKNLEKRSIGFDKFIAVDLSEEMLSLHPSEENIMKCCVDFNRQESFDKLSHDKEAIVISSSALQWSKDLDLTFSCLSKIGKKAYFAVFTSGTFKTLHKNAGITSPIYQEEVVKKVISKYYNANFILQSYQLTFPNVKEMFRYIQKSGVSGGERQLGYKKMKRLMEEYPLDYLEFEVLFVDATPL, encoded by the coding sequence GTGCCAAATAAAGTCAAGAAACAACCTAGTGCAGTAAAAGGATTTTCAAGATTTGCGCATACCTATGAGCAATATAATATGATACAGGCCGAAGTAGCAAAACAGCTTGTCTCCGGTTTGGAAAAGAAGCATTATTCAACCATCATAGATATTGGTTGCGGGAGCGGTGCTGTAATTAAAAATCTTGAAAAAAGATCTATTGGTTTTGATAAATTCATAGCAGTTGACCTTTCTGAAGAGATGCTTTCATTACATCCTTCCGAAGAGAATATCATGAAATGTTGTGTGGATTTTAACAGACAAGAGTCATTTGATAAATTAAGTCATGACAAAGAGGCTATAGTTATCTCATCTTCAGCTTTGCAATGGAGCAAAGATCTGGATCTAACTTTCTCTTGCCTCTCTAAAATTGGGAAGAAGGCATATTTTGCGGTCTTTACCTCAGGGACATTTAAAACACTGCACAAAAATGCAGGTATCACATCACCCATTTATCAAGAAGAAGTAGTGAAGAAAGTGATTTCAAAGTACTATAATGCAAACTTTATACTGCAGTCTTATCAATTAACCTTTCCAAATGTCAAAGAGATGTTCCGTTATATTCAAAAAAGCGGTGTAAGCGGTGGAGAGAGACAGCTTGGATATAAAAAGATGAAGCGTTTGATGGAAGAGTATCCTTTGGATTATCTAGAGTTTGAAGTCCTTTTTGTGGATGCTACACCTCTGTAG
- a CDS encoding ATP-binding protein, whose product MSKSYEKLGLFYLGKDVDKETMQATQALTLLKNKNFTTHAAIIGMTGSGKTGLGIGIIEEAALDNIPSIIIDPKGDMGNLCLSDPSFSTNSFEPWVADEAHSKNEDVTSYAQATAKQWKEGIESWDQDSERVKKFHDIKKTIYTPGSSAGVAVNVMNSLTSPSLEVMEQSDTLAAYLKSTVTGLLSFIGMNVDPLESKEYILLAQILSKSWVNQEELSIDRLIGKIISPSFDHIGVLRLEDFYPQEERFTLATKFNTLLASPSFAQWLTGDELDIQKLLYDENGKAKIAIFSISHLNDNERMFFVTLLLNRYIAWMRLQSGTSTLKTILYMDEIFGFFPPTKNPPSKEPMLLLLKQARAFGVGIVLSTQNPVDIDYKGLSNIGTWFIGRLQTTQDIDRVIEGLGGKIDSEFSKNEIRSILSHLTKRTFFLKSAHLDHIRLFTTRWALSYLKGPLTRVEISLLMQGKKLKQNSEKSQALSNETMGQDFEPYQKVDATIPQYYAPDVTEKNHFVPSLCAKAKVHFFQDRRSIDEVYEYLLELTLDPKELRIDWTASREIDEDFSVYAHTAPQKAKFGALPKTLLEDKGLKNAASALEEYLYRTKELELFRCISPKLESKAGESRTDFIIRLQDILNESKEQEIEKLQEQYSKKEKMLLDRLARAKERVEKESEDSQSSMIETGIAILGALFGKTTPTKIGTAVRKGSKVLKERGEMSRAAERVAEVETALEDLEYELEDKIDLLDGKYRIENYEIERFSIKPRKSDIVIEECAVIWRTL is encoded by the coding sequence ATGTCAAAGAGCTATGAAAAACTAGGTCTTTTCTACTTAGGAAAAGATGTTGATAAAGAGACGATGCAGGCAACACAAGCTCTGACTTTGTTAAAGAATAAAAACTTTACGACACATGCAGCGATCATAGGTATGACGGGATCGGGTAAAACAGGTTTGGGTATCGGGATTATAGAAGAGGCCGCTCTGGATAATATCCCTTCGATCATCATAGACCCAAAAGGAGACATGGGTAACCTCTGTTTAAGTGATCCAAGTTTTAGTACAAACTCTTTTGAGCCATGGGTAGCGGATGAAGCACACAGTAAAAACGAAGATGTAACCTCCTATGCACAGGCAACGGCAAAGCAATGGAAAGAGGGAATAGAAAGTTGGGATCAGGATAGTGAGCGTGTAAAGAAGTTTCATGACATTAAAAAAACGATCTATACGCCGGGGAGTTCAGCGGGTGTTGCGGTCAATGTAATGAATTCTCTTACAAGTCCGTCTTTGGAGGTAATGGAACAGAGCGATACACTGGCTGCTTATCTCAAAAGCACCGTTACAGGCCTTCTTTCATTTATAGGAATGAATGTTGATCCGCTGGAGTCAAAAGAGTATATCCTTTTGGCCCAGATACTTTCAAAGTCCTGGGTGAATCAAGAGGAGTTAAGCATCGACCGTTTGATCGGGAAAATCATCAGTCCCTCATTTGATCACATAGGAGTCCTTCGGCTTGAGGATTTTTATCCTCAGGAAGAACGGTTTACACTGGCAACAAAATTTAATACACTGCTTGCCTCCCCAAGTTTTGCCCAATGGCTTACAGGGGATGAACTTGATATTCAAAAACTGCTTTATGATGAGAACGGCAAGGCAAAAATAGCTATCTTCTCCATCTCGCATCTTAATGATAACGAACGCATGTTTTTTGTCACGTTATTGCTTAACAGATATATTGCTTGGATGAGACTCCAAAGCGGTACATCGACGCTTAAAACAATACTCTATATGGATGAGATATTCGGATTTTTCCCTCCTACGAAGAACCCGCCGAGCAAAGAGCCTATGCTGTTGCTTCTAAAACAAGCGCGTGCCTTTGGCGTTGGTATCGTACTTAGTACACAAAACCCTGTAGATATAGACTATAAAGGTTTATCAAATATCGGAACATGGTTCATAGGACGTTTACAGACTACTCAGGATATCGATAGAGTCATAGAAGGGCTTGGTGGGAAAATAGACTCTGAGTTTTCAAAAAATGAGATCAGAAGCATTTTATCTCATCTTACAAAACGAACCTTTTTTCTAAAAAGTGCACATTTAGATCATATCCGGTTGTTTACCACTAGATGGGCACTCTCTTATCTTAAAGGGCCGCTTACCCGTGTAGAAATTTCACTACTAATGCAGGGCAAGAAGTTAAAACAAAACAGTGAAAAGAGTCAAGCACTCTCCAATGAGACTATGGGACAGGACTTTGAACCTTATCAGAAAGTAGATGCTACTATTCCCCAGTATTATGCCCCTGATGTTACGGAGAAAAATCATTTTGTACCAAGTCTGTGTGCAAAGGCAAAAGTCCACTTTTTTCAGGATAGAAGATCGATCGATGAAGTATATGAGTATCTCTTGGAACTTACACTTGATCCCAAAGAACTGCGTATTGATTGGACAGCATCAAGAGAGATCGACGAGGATTTTTCTGTGTATGCACACACGGCACCGCAAAAGGCAAAATTCGGAGCACTGCCGAAGACGCTTTTAGAGGATAAAGGACTGAAGAATGCTGCAAGTGCATTGGAAGAGTATCTCTATCGAACAAAAGAGCTAGAGCTTTTTAGATGCATATCACCTAAATTGGAATCAAAAGCAGGAGAGAGTCGTACAGACTTTATTATACGACTGCAAGACATCCTGAATGAATCCAAAGAGCAGGAGATAGAAAAACTTCAGGAACAATACTCTAAAAAAGAGAAGATGCTTCTTGATCGTCTTGCCCGTGCAAAAGAGCGTGTTGAGAAAGAATCGGAAGATTCGCAAAGTTCTATGATAGAGACGGGAATTGCGATACTTGGAGCGCTTTTTGGAAAAACAACACCTACTAAAATAGGCACAGCTGTTAGAAAAGGTAGCAAAGTACTTAAAGAGCGCGGTGAGATGAGTAGGGCCGCAGAACGTGTCGCTGAAGTTGAAACAGCTTTGGAAGATCTGGAGTATGAACTGGAAGATAAAATAGACCTTTTGGATGGAAAATACCGTATAGAAAACTATGAGATTGAACGTTTTAGTATTAAGCCGAGAAAGAGTGATATTGTGATTGAGGAATGTGCAGTGATATGGAGGACACTATAA
- the frr gene encoding ribosome recycling factor, whose product MVNEVFEQTKTNMDKSIEALKRDFGTLRTGKVTTAIVDNIKVNYYGNPTPLNQVGSVIATDATTISITPWEKTLLGPIEKAIQEANIGVNPNNDGDFIKLFFPPMTVEQRQDIVKQAKSMTEHAKVSVRNVRKDGNDKIKKLEKDKEISEDDSKRAQEQIQKITDEHIAKIEEVLKAKEADILKV is encoded by the coding sequence ATGGTAAATGAGGTATTTGAACAGACCAAAACAAATATGGATAAAAGTATTGAAGCACTTAAGCGCGACTTTGGAACATTGAGAACCGGTAAAGTTACTACTGCTATCGTAGACAATATCAAAGTAAATTACTACGGAAACCCTACTCCACTTAACCAGGTAGGGAGTGTAATTGCAACTGATGCTACAACAATTTCCATCACACCATGGGAAAAAACACTTTTAGGACCTATTGAAAAAGCGATCCAGGAAGCAAACATCGGAGTGAATCCGAATAACGATGGAGATTTTATCAAGCTTTTCTTCCCACCAATGACGGTAGAACAACGTCAAGATATTGTCAAACAAGCTAAATCAATGACTGAGCATGCAAAAGTATCTGTAAGAAACGTAAGAAAAGACGGAAACGATAAGATCAAAAAACTTGAAAAAGATAAAGAGATCAGTGAAGATGATTCAAAAAGAGCTCAAGAACAGATCCAGAAGATTACTGATGAGCATATAGCAAAAATCGAAGAAGTTTTAAAAGCAAAAGAAGCAGATATCCTAAAGGTATAA
- a CDS encoding PAS domain-containing protein: MEIFTNIKTGKTVMRDAPQESKVAYDGKMMIVEIDNEGIITYANRTLRDMLDYDKEEIVGLPYAVSFHPDMPEGLYKQAFDVANEGKIWSGYEKSITRNGQYFWTAVCVQPKYEMDKSINGYIIRKKLPEEDVIKEVQKEYSRLATLDLAECSSEFCGELNFH, translated from the coding sequence ATGGAAATCTTTACAAATATAAAAACAGGTAAAACGGTGATGCGAGATGCTCCTCAGGAGAGTAAAGTTGCGTATGATGGAAAAATGATGATCGTCGAGATTGACAACGAGGGAATCATTACGTATGCCAATCGTACCTTAAGGGATATGCTTGATTATGATAAAGAGGAAATAGTAGGACTTCCATATGCTGTAAGCTTTCATCCCGATATGCCTGAGGGACTTTACAAGCAGGCATTTGATGTGGCAAATGAAGGGAAAATATGGTCAGGTTATGAAAAGTCCATCACACGGAATGGTCAGTATTTCTGGACAGCTGTTTGCGTGCAGCCAAAATATGAAATGGACAAGTCGATTAACGGATATATTATCAGAAAAAAACTGCCGGAAGAAGATGTAATCAAAGAAGTACAAAAAGAGTATAGCAGACTTGCGACACTCGACTTAGCAGAGTGCAGCAGTGAGTTCTGCGGAGAACTGAATTTTCATTAA
- a CDS encoding PulJ/GspJ family protein, giving the protein MLNRKAFTLLEVLISIALLTLVMLALNHSVAILRDSNTHLLDYLRTAKTETKVLNTLYRDIIGSDGNLTISKDEFSRLCIEETANSLYELPSAKVCWVVLKQDKTLVRIEGNNYGLPVGNEEQVEVDVLVKNLELFDIYHDKDKVLVLMKERSKEAMGFMIQGIKKYEPEKKDNNTTTPTAAQPLSIDSRTN; this is encoded by the coding sequence GTGCTGAATCGTAAAGCTTTTACACTGCTGGAGGTACTGATCTCTATTGCATTGCTTACACTTGTAATGCTTGCTTTGAATCACAGTGTAGCAATACTGCGTGACTCCAACACGCATCTGTTGGATTATCTAAGAACAGCCAAAACAGAAACAAAAGTGCTCAACACCCTCTATAGAGACATTATAGGCTCAGACGGTAATCTTACGATCTCTAAAGATGAGTTTTCAAGGCTCTGTATCGAAGAGACAGCAAATTCACTATATGAACTTCCTTCAGCTAAAGTATGTTGGGTGGTTTTAAAACAGGACAAGACACTTGTGCGTATAGAAGGAAACAATTACGGTCTTCCGGTCGGTAATGAAGAGCAGGTTGAAGTTGATGTATTGGTCAAAAACCTTGAACTGTTTGATATTTATCATGATAAAGACAAAGTCTTGGTTTTAATGAAAGAACGCAGCAAAGAAGCTATGGGATTCATGATACAGGGGATTAAAAAATACGAACCTGAAAAGAAAGATAACAACACAACCACACCTACCGCTGCACAGCCTCTAAGTATAGATTCCCGTACCAATTAA